The following coding sequences lie in one Helicoverpa zea isolate HzStark_Cry1AcR chromosome 2, ilHelZeax1.1, whole genome shotgun sequence genomic window:
- the LOC124636827 gene encoding uncharacterized protein LOC124636827 isoform X2, whose product MALLWCVLACALAMAQAQSNYGSQANNIEYQGEGLPEQTVLDGKVTKLDDLSPVIFLNRTKAALNCAAGAMQIELKFNEKFYGIAYADFDRHSACKVQGKGALSYELKLPLKGCGTKQDPLRVFTNNIVVRFHPGLEMDGDEVITIVCRYPPPIVPKPVFNPLIFTPETGPLPAKAPLAGTHILMIICAILFLTLLLLGLGVSYLCLRRRALPAPRRFIDDSSASIVSRESIQEVKIPRAHPVYPAAAEVGSVASDTIPSDYPSETPSEAEQAHSNAAFMMDESYHSEGYGSTREAMTSNARLVSGAAPAFDVRVRVQRPPAPPSPPSTITLTETDGGSIRQTLISEEHERQESVRTVSPVALPLPARASQLPPPERPPRPPAVYSQVNRDKQKAPPPPPPVMRERLETEEQEMLMESLEPIPETPIMPARKPEITSHVVDDVFLRTITEKKTIEDIERHKRLVTEYKQVPAPPPHFDVTIRNHTVPEAQWENFSDISSASGMTLTPKMERVPLSLPPQKYIGTGGPDLFSPELIKQTGQVYQSPDLPLLPELPPARNPLFRDEDDEDVPEPVPAPPVPTNWSVLTRVLKTEAQDEVLSETERSYRLTREERLRWRELITHESTLRRELARSSTREDFTRVAHDHRFAPLYAPPKWEVIIRILAPPPDKPKNRYRKKTEWDSRSRRSSLPTLYEYDSDATSLRDPQRSRRSSYRSDHVDMRSMSEMMVDYAREQADTHSEVSGGTQLGRYYDDDSDSEHPFHQNQPWSRHSLHRSVSQPSLARSATEVVEQWTAPEGDVTPTPGRRIRGPQGLTTFTSSEVRTFQASREWRE is encoded by the exons ATGGCGTTGTTATGGTGTGTGCTGGCGTGCGCGCTGGCCATGGCGCAGGCGCAGTCGAACTATGGATCTCAAGCGAACAATATCGAATACCAGGGCGAAGGACTCCCTGAACAAACTGTGCTGGATGGGAAG GTCACAAAGCTGGATGACTTGAGTCCAGTGATATTCCTGAACAGAACGAAAGCCGCTCTCAACTGCGCCGCTGGGGCTATGCAA ATCGAGTTGAAATTCAACGAGAAGTTCTACGGCATAGCTTACGCGGACTTCGACCGGCACTCGGCGTGCAAGGTGCAGGGCAAGGGAGCCCTGTCCTACGAGCTCAAACTGCCGCTCAAAGGATGCGGCACTAAGCAG GATCCCCTCCGAGTGTTCACGAACAACATCGTGGTGCGGTTCCACCCGGGGCTGGAGATGGATGGAGACGAGGTCATCACCATCGTCTGCCGGTACCCGCCGCCCATCGTGCCCAAACCTGTCTTCAATCCTCTTATATTTAC GCCCGAAACCGGTCCCCTCCCAGCGAAAGCACCTCTCGCCGGTACCCATATCCTCATGATCATCTGCGCGATCCTGTTCCTCACGTTACTGCTGCTAGGCCTCGGAGTATCATACCTGTGTCTCAGGAGACGAGCCCTGCCAGCCCCGAGGAGGTTCATCGATGACTCCTCAGCTTCTATTGTTAGCAGGGAGAGTATACAAG AAGTGAAAATCCCCCGCGCTCACCCAGTCTACCCAGCAGCTGCCGAAGTTGGCAGCGTGGCGTCCGACACGATACCCTCAGACTATCCCTCGGAGACGCCCAGTGAAGCTGAGCAAGCGCATAGCAATGCTGCCTTCATGATGGACGAGTCTTATCATAGCGAAG GCTACGGCTCCACTCGTGAAGCGATGACCAGCAATGCTCGGCTAGTCTCTGGCGCGGCGCCAGCCTTCGACGTGCGCGTGCGCGTGCAGCGTCCCCCCGCGCCGCCCTCGCCGCCATCCACCATCACCTTGACGGAGACTGATGGAGGAAGCATCAG ACAAACCCTAATCTCTGAAGAACACGAGCGCCAAGAATCAGTTCGCACAGTATCCCCCGTGGCACTTCCTCTCCCCGCGCGCGCCTCTCAACTTCCCCCGCCCGAGCGTCCTCCGCGCCCACCCGCGGTCTACTCGCAAGTCAACAGGGACAAACAG AAAGCACCTCCTCCGCCTCCTCCTGTGATGAGGGAGCGTCTGGAAACTGAAGAACAGGAGATGCTGATGGAGAGCCTTGAGCCTATCCCTGAGACACCCATCATGCCTGCGAG AAAACCCGAAATCACCTCCCACGTAGTAGACGACGTCTTCCTCCGCACTATTACCGAAAAGAAGACCATAGAAGACATTGAGCGTCACAAACGCCTGGTCACTGAATACAAGCAGGTCCCAGCACCTCCACCACACTTCGACGTGACGATACGGAACCATACGGTCCCTGAGGCACAGTGGGAGAACTTCTCAGACATCAGCTCGGCTTCTGGCATGACTTTGACTCCTAAGATGGAGAGGGTACCGCTTTCGTTGCCGCCGCAGAAGTATATTG GTACAGGCGGCCCCGACCTATTCTCCCCGGAGCTGATCAAGCAGACCGGCCAAGTATACCAGTCCCCCGATCTCCCCCTCCTCCCCGAGCTGCCCCCCGCCCGCAACCCCCTGTTCAGGGACGAAGATGATGAGGACGTTCCGGAGCCGGTACCAGCTCCGCCCGTGCCGACCAACTGGAGTGTGCTCACTAGGGTGCTGAAGACTGAGGCGCAGGATGAG GTCCTCTCAGAAACCGAGCGCTCCTACCGCTTGACCCGCGAAGAGCGTCTCCGCTGGCGCGAACTCATCACTCACGAGAGCACTCTCCGACGCGAACTGGCGCGCTCCTCCACTCGTGAGGACTTCACCCGAGTCGCACATGACCACAGGTTCGCGCCCCTGTACGCGCCGCCCAAGTGGGAGGTCATTATAAGAATACTGGCACCGCCGCCTGATAAACCCAAG AATCGCTACCGCAAGAAGACAGAATGGGACTCGCGGTCGCGGCGCAGTTCCCTGCCCACGCTGTACGAGTACGACAGCGACGCCACCTCCCTGCGCGACCCGCAGCGCTCGCGCCGCTCCTCCTACCGCAGCGACCATGTTGATATGAG ATCAATGTCGGAGATGATGGTGGACTACGCTCGAGAGCAGGCGGACACTCACTCGGAGGTGTCGGGCGGCACACAACTGGGACGATACTACGACGACGACAGTGACTCCGAACATCCATTCCATCAGAACCA gCCATGGTCCCGTCACTCCCTGCACCGCTCGGTGAGCCAGCCGTCGCTGGCGCGCTCGGCGACGGAGGTGGTGGAGCAGTGGACCGCGCCTGAAGGGGACGTCACTCCCACGCCTGGACGCAGGATTAGAG GTCCACAAGGATTAACGACCTTCACATCATCCGAAGTGCGAACCTTCCAAGCGTCCCGAGAGTGGCGCGAATAG
- the LOC124636827 gene encoding xin actin-binding repeat-containing protein 2 isoform X1 has protein sequence MALLWCVLACALAMAQAQSNYGSQANNIEYQGEGLPEQTVLDGKVTKLDDLSPVIFLNRTKAALNCAAGAMQIELKFNEKFYGIAYADFDRHSACKVQGKGALSYELKLPLKGCGTKQDPLRVFTNNIVVRFHPGLEMDGDEVITIVCRYPPPIVPKPVFNPLIFTPETGPLPAKAPLAGTHILMIICAILFLTLLLLGLGVSYLCLRRRALPAPRRFIDDSSASIVSRESIQEVKIPRAHPVYPAAAEVGSVASDTIPSDYPSETPSEAEQAHSNAAFMMDESYHSEGYGSTREAMTSNARLVSGAAPAFDVRVRVQRPPAPPSPPSTITLTETDGGSIRQTLISEEHERQESVRTVSPVALPLPARASQLPPPERPPRPPAVYSQVNRDKQEWSRRPRSIVSLNTEMTDTHSVTEVTDRSHARMFHIKKAPPPPPPVMRERLETEEQEMLMESLEPIPETPIMPARKPEITSHVVDDVFLRTITEKKTIEDIERHKRLVTEYKQVPAPPPHFDVTIRNHTVPEAQWENFSDISSASGMTLTPKMERVPLSLPPQKYIGTGGPDLFSPELIKQTGQVYQSPDLPLLPELPPARNPLFRDEDDEDVPEPVPAPPVPTNWSVLTRVLKTEAQDEVLSETERSYRLTREERLRWRELITHESTLRRELARSSTREDFTRVAHDHRFAPLYAPPKWEVIIRILAPPPDKPKNRYRKKTEWDSRSRRSSLPTLYEYDSDATSLRDPQRSRRSSYRSDHVDMRSMSEMMVDYAREQADTHSEVSGGTQLGRYYDDDSDSEHPFHQNQPWSRHSLHRSVSQPSLARSATEVVEQWTAPEGDVTPTPGRRIRGPQGLTTFTSSEVRTFQASREWRE, from the exons ATGGCGTTGTTATGGTGTGTGCTGGCGTGCGCGCTGGCCATGGCGCAGGCGCAGTCGAACTATGGATCTCAAGCGAACAATATCGAATACCAGGGCGAAGGACTCCCTGAACAAACTGTGCTGGATGGGAAG GTCACAAAGCTGGATGACTTGAGTCCAGTGATATTCCTGAACAGAACGAAAGCCGCTCTCAACTGCGCCGCTGGGGCTATGCAA ATCGAGTTGAAATTCAACGAGAAGTTCTACGGCATAGCTTACGCGGACTTCGACCGGCACTCGGCGTGCAAGGTGCAGGGCAAGGGAGCCCTGTCCTACGAGCTCAAACTGCCGCTCAAAGGATGCGGCACTAAGCAG GATCCCCTCCGAGTGTTCACGAACAACATCGTGGTGCGGTTCCACCCGGGGCTGGAGATGGATGGAGACGAGGTCATCACCATCGTCTGCCGGTACCCGCCGCCCATCGTGCCCAAACCTGTCTTCAATCCTCTTATATTTAC GCCCGAAACCGGTCCCCTCCCAGCGAAAGCACCTCTCGCCGGTACCCATATCCTCATGATCATCTGCGCGATCCTGTTCCTCACGTTACTGCTGCTAGGCCTCGGAGTATCATACCTGTGTCTCAGGAGACGAGCCCTGCCAGCCCCGAGGAGGTTCATCGATGACTCCTCAGCTTCTATTGTTAGCAGGGAGAGTATACAAG AAGTGAAAATCCCCCGCGCTCACCCAGTCTACCCAGCAGCTGCCGAAGTTGGCAGCGTGGCGTCCGACACGATACCCTCAGACTATCCCTCGGAGACGCCCAGTGAAGCTGAGCAAGCGCATAGCAATGCTGCCTTCATGATGGACGAGTCTTATCATAGCGAAG GCTACGGCTCCACTCGTGAAGCGATGACCAGCAATGCTCGGCTAGTCTCTGGCGCGGCGCCAGCCTTCGACGTGCGCGTGCGCGTGCAGCGTCCCCCCGCGCCGCCCTCGCCGCCATCCACCATCACCTTGACGGAGACTGATGGAGGAAGCATCAG ACAAACCCTAATCTCTGAAGAACACGAGCGCCAAGAATCAGTTCGCACAGTATCCCCCGTGGCACTTCCTCTCCCCGCGCGCGCCTCTCAACTTCCCCCGCCCGAGCGTCCTCCGCGCCCACCCGCGGTCTACTCGCAAGTCAACAGGGACAAACAG GAGTGGTCTCGACGTCCGCGGTCCATCGTGTCCCTCAACACTGAGATGACTGACACCCACTCAGTCACTGAAGTCACTGACCGATCCCACGCCAGGATGTTCCATATCAAG AAAGCACCTCCTCCGCCTCCTCCTGTGATGAGGGAGCGTCTGGAAACTGAAGAACAGGAGATGCTGATGGAGAGCCTTGAGCCTATCCCTGAGACACCCATCATGCCTGCGAG AAAACCCGAAATCACCTCCCACGTAGTAGACGACGTCTTCCTCCGCACTATTACCGAAAAGAAGACCATAGAAGACATTGAGCGTCACAAACGCCTGGTCACTGAATACAAGCAGGTCCCAGCACCTCCACCACACTTCGACGTGACGATACGGAACCATACGGTCCCTGAGGCACAGTGGGAGAACTTCTCAGACATCAGCTCGGCTTCTGGCATGACTTTGACTCCTAAGATGGAGAGGGTACCGCTTTCGTTGCCGCCGCAGAAGTATATTG GTACAGGCGGCCCCGACCTATTCTCCCCGGAGCTGATCAAGCAGACCGGCCAAGTATACCAGTCCCCCGATCTCCCCCTCCTCCCCGAGCTGCCCCCCGCCCGCAACCCCCTGTTCAGGGACGAAGATGATGAGGACGTTCCGGAGCCGGTACCAGCTCCGCCCGTGCCGACCAACTGGAGTGTGCTCACTAGGGTGCTGAAGACTGAGGCGCAGGATGAG GTCCTCTCAGAAACCGAGCGCTCCTACCGCTTGACCCGCGAAGAGCGTCTCCGCTGGCGCGAACTCATCACTCACGAGAGCACTCTCCGACGCGAACTGGCGCGCTCCTCCACTCGTGAGGACTTCACCCGAGTCGCACATGACCACAGGTTCGCGCCCCTGTACGCGCCGCCCAAGTGGGAGGTCATTATAAGAATACTGGCACCGCCGCCTGATAAACCCAAG AATCGCTACCGCAAGAAGACAGAATGGGACTCGCGGTCGCGGCGCAGTTCCCTGCCCACGCTGTACGAGTACGACAGCGACGCCACCTCCCTGCGCGACCCGCAGCGCTCGCGCCGCTCCTCCTACCGCAGCGACCATGTTGATATGAG ATCAATGTCGGAGATGATGGTGGACTACGCTCGAGAGCAGGCGGACACTCACTCGGAGGTGTCGGGCGGCACACAACTGGGACGATACTACGACGACGACAGTGACTCCGAACATCCATTCCATCAGAACCA gCCATGGTCCCGTCACTCCCTGCACCGCTCGGTGAGCCAGCCGTCGCTGGCGCGCTCGGCGACGGAGGTGGTGGAGCAGTGGACCGCGCCTGAAGGGGACGTCACTCCCACGCCTGGACGCAGGATTAGAG GTCCACAAGGATTAACGACCTTCACATCATCCGAAGTGCGAACCTTCCAAGCGTCCCGAGAGTGGCGCGAATAG